The following are encoded in a window of Bordetella genomosp. 10 genomic DNA:
- a CDS encoding glutamate synthase subunit beta: MGKITGFLEFQRLNEAYAAPAARLKNWREFVLHLDDDQAKQQAARCMDCGIPFCNNGCPVNNIIPDWNDLVYRQQWRKALDVLHSTNNFPEFTGRICPAPCEAACTLNINNDAVGIKSIEHAIIDKGWEEGWVAPQPPSRKTGKKVAVVGSGPAGLACAQQLARAGHAVTLFEKSDRIGGLLRYGIPDFKLEKSQIDRRISQMEAEGVEFCPSTYIGDAADAADGLTTRTPASLKEEFDAVVMTGGSETPRDLPVPGRELQGVYFAMDFLRQQNKAVAGDRLTGQTLAKGKHVIVIGGGDTGSDCVGTSNRHGAASVTQFELLPQPPESENKPMTWPYWPVKLRTSSSHEEGCERDWAVTTKSLKGENGVVKKLVAARVEWIKDEATGQMKMQEVEGSEFELKADLVLLAMGFVSPVQKVLDAFGVERDPRGNVRANTDDYRTSVDKVFAAGDMRRGQSLVVWAIREGRQCARAVDAFLMGESDLPR; the protein is encoded by the coding sequence ATGGGAAAAATCACCGGCTTTCTGGAATTCCAGCGCCTGAACGAAGCCTACGCCGCGCCCGCCGCGCGCCTGAAGAACTGGCGCGAGTTCGTGCTGCACCTGGACGACGACCAGGCCAAGCAGCAGGCGGCGCGCTGCATGGACTGCGGCATTCCGTTCTGCAACAACGGCTGCCCCGTCAACAACATCATCCCGGACTGGAACGACCTGGTGTACCGGCAGCAATGGCGCAAGGCGCTGGACGTGCTGCACTCCACCAACAACTTCCCCGAGTTCACCGGCCGCATCTGCCCGGCGCCCTGCGAGGCCGCCTGTACGTTGAACATCAACAACGACGCGGTGGGCATCAAGTCGATCGAGCACGCCATCATCGACAAGGGCTGGGAAGAAGGCTGGGTGGCGCCGCAGCCGCCCTCGCGCAAGACCGGCAAGAAGGTCGCGGTGGTCGGCTCCGGCCCGGCCGGACTGGCTTGCGCCCAGCAACTGGCGCGCGCCGGCCATGCCGTGACGCTCTTCGAGAAGAGCGACCGCATCGGCGGCCTGCTGCGCTACGGCATCCCTGACTTCAAGCTGGAGAAGTCGCAGATCGACCGCCGCATCTCGCAGATGGAAGCCGAAGGCGTGGAGTTCTGCCCGTCGACCTACATCGGCGACGCCGCCGACGCCGCCGACGGCCTGACCACCCGCACCCCGGCCTCGCTGAAAGAGGAATTCGACGCCGTGGTCATGACCGGCGGCTCGGAAACGCCGCGCGACCTGCCGGTGCCCGGCCGCGAGCTGCAGGGCGTCTACTTCGCCATGGACTTCCTGCGCCAGCAGAACAAGGCCGTGGCGGGCGACCGCCTGACCGGCCAGACCCTGGCCAAGGGCAAGCACGTCATCGTCATCGGCGGCGGCGACACCGGTTCGGATTGCGTGGGCACCAGCAACCGCCACGGCGCCGCCTCGGTCACCCAGTTCGAGCTGCTGCCGCAGCCGCCCGAATCCGAGAACAAGCCGATGACCTGGCCTTACTGGCCGGTCAAGCTGCGCACCTCGTCCTCGCACGAGGAAGGCTGCGAGCGCGACTGGGCCGTCACCACCAAGTCGCTCAAGGGCGAGAACGGCGTGGTCAAGAAGCTGGTGGCCGCGCGCGTCGAGTGGATCAAGGACGAAGCCACCGGCCAGATGAAGATGCAGGAAGTCGAGGGTTCGGAATTCGAGTTGAAGGCCGACCTGGTCCTGCTGGCCATGGGCTTCGTGTCGCCGGTCCAGAAGGTGCTGGACGCCTTCGGCGTCGAGCGCGACCCGCGCGGCAATGTGCGTGCCAACACGGACGACTACCGCACCAGCGTGGACAAGGTCTTCGCCGCCGGCGATATGCGCCGCGGCCAGTCGCTGGTGGTCTGGGCAATCCGCGAAGGCCGCCAGTGCGCCCGCGCCGTCGATGCCTTCCTGATGGGCGAAAGCGACCTGCCGCGCTGA
- a CDS encoding phosphodiesterase, with protein sequence MSDAHLCADAGLMLGVDTEASLRAVVDQAHREHGDADLVLATGDLSQDGSEAAYRRFARIVGELGLPVRCLPGNHDAPAVLARTLGHWAKPVSDVGAWRVIALNSTVAGSNAGHLDRHQLELLDTAAAAAGPRPVLVALHHNAVPMTPDWHDTMMLDNAAELFRHLGRWRNIRVVLWGHVHQEFDRRRGNMRLLATPSTCFQFTIRDGRHRLDDSAPGYRWLKLYPDGSLATGVRRLDARAWEAMLQGWAQLEADQAA encoded by the coding sequence TTGAGCGATGCCCACCTTTGCGCGGACGCCGGCCTGATGCTGGGCGTCGATACCGAGGCCAGCCTGCGCGCCGTCGTCGACCAGGCGCATCGCGAGCATGGCGACGCCGACCTGGTGCTGGCCACCGGCGACCTGTCCCAGGACGGCAGCGAAGCCGCCTATCGCCGCTTCGCCCGCATCGTCGGCGAACTGGGCCTGCCGGTGCGCTGCCTGCCCGGCAACCATGACGCGCCCGCGGTCCTGGCGCGCACCCTGGGCCATTGGGCCAAGCCGGTGAGCGACGTGGGCGCCTGGCGGGTGATCGCCTTGAACTCCACGGTGGCCGGTTCGAACGCCGGCCATCTCGACCGCCATCAACTGGAATTGCTGGACACCGCCGCGGCCGCCGCCGGCCCGCGCCCGGTGCTGGTGGCCCTGCATCACAACGCCGTTCCCATGACGCCCGACTGGCACGACACCATGATGCTGGACAATGCCGCCGAGCTGTTCCGCCACCTGGGCCGCTGGCGCAATATCCGCGTCGTGCTCTGGGGCCACGTGCACCAGGAATTCGATCGCCGGCGCGGCAACATGCGGCTGCTGGCGACGCCGTCCACCTGCTTCCAGTTCACCATCCGCGACGGCCGCCATCGCCTGGACGACAGCGCGCCCGGCTACCGCTGGCTCAAGCTGTATCCCGACGGTTCGCTGGCCACCGGCGTGCGGCGGCTGGACGCCCGGGCCTGGGAAGCGATGCTGCAAGGGTGGGCGCAACTGGAAGCGGACCAGGCCGCCTGA
- the fghA gene encoding S-formylglutathione hydrolase — translation MAGLELVSQHRCFGGWQRYFRHDSAEIGLPMRFSVFLPPQAEHGRVPVLFYLAGLTCTEETFMIKGGAQRVAAELGLMLVAPDTSPRGAGIAGEDDNWDFGTGAGFYLDATQAPWSKHYRMDSYVTRELYGIVTGELPGDAARAGIFGHSMGGHGALVLALRNPAKFRSVSAFAPVAAPSQCPWGHKAFGNYLGPDRDAWAAYDATELMRKAQAPFPGGILVDQGQADAFLAEQLHPDAFETACIQARQPLDLRRHEGYDHGYYFISTFMEDHLRFHAQRLQA, via the coding sequence ATGGCTGGTCTGGAACTGGTTTCCCAGCATCGCTGCTTCGGCGGCTGGCAGCGCTATTTCCGCCATGACTCGGCCGAGATCGGCCTGCCGATGCGGTTCTCCGTCTTCCTGCCGCCGCAGGCGGAGCATGGCCGCGTTCCGGTCCTGTTCTACCTGGCCGGCCTGACCTGCACCGAGGAAACCTTCATGATCAAGGGCGGCGCCCAGCGGGTGGCGGCCGAGCTGGGCCTGATGCTGGTCGCGCCGGACACCAGTCCCCGCGGCGCGGGCATCGCCGGCGAGGACGACAACTGGGATTTCGGCACCGGCGCCGGCTTCTACCTGGACGCCACCCAGGCGCCCTGGAGCAAGCACTACCGCATGGACAGCTACGTGACCCGGGAGTTGTATGGCATTGTCACCGGCGAACTCCCGGGAGACGCGGCTCGCGCCGGCATCTTCGGCCATTCCATGGGCGGCCACGGCGCCCTGGTGCTGGCACTGCGCAATCCGGCCAAATTCCGTTCGGTATCGGCCTTCGCGCCCGTCGCCGCCCCCAGCCAGTGCCCCTGGGGCCACAAGGCCTTCGGCAACTACCTGGGACCGGACCGCGACGCCTGGGCGGCCTACGACGCCACCGAACTGATGCGCAAGGCGCAGGCGCCCTTTCCCGGCGGCATCCTGGTGGACCAGGGCCAGGCCGACGCCTTTCTTGCAGAGCAGCTCCACCCCGACGCCTTCGAAACCGCCTGCATCCAGGCCCGCCAACCCCTGGACCTGCGCCGCCACGAGGGCTACGACCACGGCTACTACTTCATCTCCACCTTCATGGAAGACCACCTCCGCTTCCACGCCCAGCGCCTGCAGGCGTAA
- a CDS encoding glutamate synthase-related protein: MSVSLTSPSCPPEQPIDASRIGMPAPQGLYHPNNEHDACGVGFVAHIKGRKSHAIIQQGLKILENLDHRGAVGADKLMGDGAGILIQIPDALYREEMAQQGVALPPPGEYGVAMVFLPKETASRLACEQELERAVRAEGQVVLGWRDVPVDVDMPMSPAVRGLEPVIRQLFIGRGADVMVPDALERKLYVIRKTASHAIQNMRLAHGKEYFVPSASVRTVVYKGLLLADQVGRYYRDLADTRTISAVALVHQRFSTNTFPAWPLAHPYRMIAHNGEINTVKGNFNWLRAREGMMQSAVLGEDLPKLYPIVYEGQSDTATFDNCLELLVNSGYSLAHAMMMMIPEAWEQHTQMDESRRAFYEYHAAMMEPWDGPAAVAFTDGRQIGATLDRNGLRPARYLVTDDDMVILASESGTLPIPENRIVKKWRLQPGKMFLIDLEQGRIIDDAEIKSQLSNARPYRQWIERLRVKLESLPAPKSAPTPARSASSLLDRQQAFGWTQEDYKFILEPMATTGEEAIGSMGNDAPLAVLSNRPKTFYSYFRQLFAQVTNPPIDPIREQMVMSLVSFIGPKPNLLDINNVNPPLRLEVSQPVLDSAAMAQIRDIEQVTGKKFRSQELDITYPAAWGREGIEARVAALCARAVDAVRSGFNILIVSDRLVDNDRVAIPALLATSAVHQHLIRAGLRTNTGLVVETGSAREVHHFALLGGYGAEAIHPYLALEALEQMADPEKAVKNFIKAIGKGLNKVMSKMGISTYMSYTGAQIFEAVGLQSTLVNKYFTGTSSTVEGIGIFEVAEEALRLHRAAFSSDPVLANDLEAGGEYAYRVRGEEHMWTPDSIAKLQHATRANNYRTYKEYAQIINDQSRRHMTLRGLFEFRFDPSRAIPLDEVESAKDIVKRFATGAMSLGSISTEAHSVLAVAMNRIGGKSNTGEGGEDELRYRGEMRNGGKSIVKDGDTLASVLGKDRIEADVPLAAGDSLRSKIKQVASGRFGVSAEYLSSADQIQIKMAQGAKPGEGGQLPGHKVSEYIAKLRYSVPGVGLISPPPHHDIYSIEDLAQLIHDLKNVNSKASISVKLVSEVGVGTVAAGVAKAKADHVVIAGHDGGTGASPVSSIKQVGTPWELGLAETQQTLVLNRLRSRIRVQADGQMKTGRDVVIGALLGADEFGFATAPLVVEGCIMMRKCHLNTCPVGVATQDPVLRAKFQGKPEHVVNYFFFIAEEVREIMAQLGIRRFDELIGRADLLDTRAGIDHWKAGGLDFSRVFYQPATDGPVRQVEEQDHGLAAALDHQLIERSRPAIERGEKVSFIVPVRNRNRTIGAMLSGAVASRYGHEGLPDDTIHIQCNGTAGQSFGAFLAHGITMDLVGEGNDYVGKGLSGGRIIVRSPNDFRGFGPDHIIVGNTVMYGALSGEAFFNGVAGERFAVRNSGAAAVVEGTGDHGCEYMTGGTVVVLGATGRNFAAGMSGGVAYVWDPDRSFRHRCNLSMVELDSVLPHSEQEALNNIDVWHSAQRGHERETDETILRRLVEDHFRYTGSFRAREILGDWEASRGKFVKVMPTDYKRALGEMWRAANPQKMAA; this comes from the coding sequence ATGTCCGTATCCTTGACCTCCCCCTCCTGTCCGCCGGAACAGCCCATCGACGCCTCGCGCATCGGCATGCCCGCGCCGCAGGGCCTGTACCACCCGAACAACGAACATGACGCTTGCGGCGTGGGTTTCGTCGCCCACATCAAGGGGCGCAAGAGCCACGCCATCATCCAGCAGGGCCTGAAGATCCTGGAAAACCTGGACCACCGGGGCGCCGTGGGCGCGGACAAGCTGATGGGCGACGGCGCCGGCATCCTGATCCAGATCCCCGACGCGCTGTACCGCGAAGAAATGGCCCAGCAGGGCGTGGCCCTGCCGCCGCCCGGCGAATACGGCGTGGCCATGGTCTTCCTGCCCAAGGAAACCGCCTCGCGCCTGGCCTGTGAACAGGAACTCGAGCGCGCGGTGCGCGCCGAAGGCCAGGTGGTGCTGGGCTGGCGCGACGTGCCGGTCGACGTGGACATGCCGATGTCGCCCGCCGTGCGCGGCCTGGAGCCGGTGATCCGCCAGTTGTTCATCGGCCGCGGCGCCGACGTGATGGTGCCGGACGCGCTGGAACGCAAGCTCTACGTCATCCGCAAGACCGCCAGCCACGCCATCCAGAATATGCGCCTTGCCCACGGCAAGGAATACTTCGTGCCCTCGGCCTCGGTGCGCACCGTGGTCTACAAGGGCCTGCTGCTGGCCGACCAGGTCGGCCGCTACTACCGCGACCTGGCCGACACCCGCACGATCTCGGCCGTGGCCCTGGTGCACCAGCGCTTCTCGACCAACACCTTCCCCGCCTGGCCGCTGGCCCATCCCTACCGCATGATCGCCCACAACGGCGAAATCAACACGGTCAAGGGCAACTTCAACTGGCTGCGCGCCCGTGAAGGCATGATGCAGTCGGCGGTGCTGGGCGAGGACCTGCCCAAGCTCTATCCCATCGTCTACGAAGGCCAGTCGGATACGGCTACGTTCGACAACTGCCTGGAACTGCTGGTCAACTCCGGCTATTCCCTGGCGCACGCCATGATGATGATGATCCCGGAAGCCTGGGAGCAGCATACGCAGATGGACGAAAGCCGCCGCGCTTTCTACGAATACCACGCCGCCATGATGGAACCGTGGGACGGCCCCGCCGCGGTGGCCTTCACCGACGGCCGCCAGATCGGCGCCACCCTGGACCGCAACGGCCTGCGCCCGGCCCGCTACCTGGTCACCGATGACGACATGGTCATCCTGGCCTCGGAATCCGGCACCCTGCCCATCCCGGAAAACCGCATCGTCAAGAAGTGGCGCCTGCAGCCGGGCAAGATGTTCCTGATCGACCTGGAACAAGGCCGCATCATCGACGACGCCGAGATCAAGTCGCAGCTCTCCAACGCCCGCCCGTACCGCCAGTGGATCGAGCGCCTGCGCGTCAAGCTGGAATCGCTGCCGGCGCCCAAGAGCGCCCCCACGCCGGCCCGCTCCGCGTCCTCGCTGCTGGACCGCCAGCAGGCCTTCGGCTGGACCCAGGAAGACTACAAGTTCATTCTCGAACCCATGGCCACCACCGGCGAGGAAGCCATCGGCTCCATGGGCAACGACGCGCCCCTGGCCGTGCTGTCGAACCGGCCCAAGACCTTCTACAGCTATTTCCGCCAGTTGTTCGCCCAGGTGACCAACCCGCCCATCGACCCCATCCGCGAACAGATGGTGATGTCGCTGGTGTCCTTCATCGGGCCCAAGCCCAACCTGCTGGACATCAACAACGTCAACCCGCCGCTGCGCCTGGAAGTGTCGCAGCCGGTGCTGGACAGCGCCGCCATGGCGCAGATCCGCGACATCGAGCAGGTCACCGGCAAGAAGTTCCGCAGCCAGGAACTGGACATCACCTATCCCGCCGCCTGGGGCCGCGAGGGCATCGAGGCCCGCGTGGCGGCCCTGTGCGCGCGCGCCGTCGACGCGGTGCGCAGCGGCTTCAACATCCTGATCGTGTCCGACCGCCTGGTCGACAACGACCGCGTGGCCATCCCGGCCCTGCTGGCCACCTCGGCGGTGCACCAGCACCTGATCCGCGCCGGCCTGCGCACCAACACCGGCCTGGTGGTGGAAACCGGCTCGGCGCGCGAAGTGCACCATTTCGCCCTGCTGGGCGGCTACGGCGCCGAAGCTATCCACCCCTACCTGGCGCTGGAAGCGCTGGAGCAGATGGCGGATCCGGAAAAGGCCGTCAAGAACTTCATCAAGGCCATCGGCAAGGGCCTGAACAAGGTCATGTCCAAGATGGGCATCTCGACCTACATGTCCTACACCGGCGCGCAGATCTTCGAAGCCGTCGGCCTGCAGTCGACCCTGGTCAACAAGTACTTCACCGGCACCTCCAGCACGGTGGAAGGCATCGGCATCTTCGAGGTGGCCGAGGAAGCCCTGCGCCTGCATCGCGCCGCCTTCAGCAGCGACCCGGTGCTGGCCAACGACCTGGAAGCGGGCGGCGAATACGCCTACCGCGTGCGCGGCGAAGAGCACATGTGGACGCCGGATTCCATCGCCAAGCTGCAGCACGCCACGCGCGCCAACAACTACCGCACCTATAAGGAATACGCGCAGATCATCAACGACCAGAGCCGCCGCCACATGACGCTGCGCGGCCTGTTCGAATTCCGCTTCGATCCCTCCCGCGCCATTCCGCTGGACGAGGTCGAGTCCGCCAAGGACATCGTCAAGCGCTTCGCCACCGGCGCCATGTCGCTGGGCTCGATCTCCACCGAAGCCCACTCGGTGCTGGCGGTGGCGATGAACCGCATCGGCGGCAAGTCCAACACCGGCGAAGGCGGCGAGGACGAACTGCGCTACCGCGGCGAAATGCGCAACGGCGGCAAGAGCATCGTCAAGGACGGCGACACGCTGGCCAGCGTCCTGGGCAAGGACCGCATCGAGGCCGACGTGCCGCTGGCGGCCGGCGATTCGCTGCGCTCCAAGATCAAGCAGGTGGCCTCGGGCCGCTTCGGCGTCAGCGCCGAGTACCTGAGCAGCGCCGACCAGATCCAGATCAAGATGGCCCAGGGCGCCAAGCCCGGCGAGGGCGGCCAGTTGCCCGGCCACAAAGTGTCGGAATACATCGCCAAGCTGCGCTATTCGGTGCCGGGCGTGGGCCTGATCTCGCCCCCGCCGCACCACGACATCTACTCCATCGAAGACCTGGCCCAGTTGATCCACGACCTGAAGAACGTGAACAGCAAGGCCTCGATCTCGGTCAAGCTGGTGTCCGAGGTGGGCGTGGGCACGGTGGCCGCGGGCGTGGCCAAGGCCAAGGCCGACCACGTGGTGATCGCCGGCCATGACGGCGGCACGGGCGCCTCGCCGGTGTCGTCGATCAAGCAGGTCGGCACGCCCTGGGAACTCGGCCTGGCCGAAACCCAGCAGACCCTGGTGCTGAACCGCCTGCGCAGCCGTATCCGCGTGCAGGCCGACGGCCAGATGAAGACCGGCCGCGACGTCGTCATCGGCGCGCTGCTGGGCGCCGACGAATTCGGCTTCGCCACCGCGCCGCTGGTCGTCGAAGGCTGCATCATGATGCGCAAGTGCCACCTGAACACCTGCCCGGTGGGCGTGGCCACCCAGGATCCGGTGCTGCGCGCCAAGTTCCAGGGCAAGCCCGAGCACGTCGTCAACTACTTCTTCTTCATCGCCGAGGAAGTGCGCGAGATCATGGCCCAGTTGGGCATCCGCCGCTTCGACGAGCTGATCGGCCGCGCCGACCTGCTCGACACCCGCGCCGGCATCGACCACTGGAAGGCGGGCGGCCTGGACTTCAGCCGCGTGTTCTACCAGCCGGCCACGGACGGCCCGGTGCGCCAGGTGGAAGAGCAGGATCACGGCCTGGCCGCCGCCCTGGACCACCAGTTGATCGAACGCAGCCGCCCGGCCATCGAGCGCGGCGAAAAGGTGTCCTTCATCGTCCCGGTGCGCAACCGCAACCGCACCATCGGCGCCATGCTGTCGGGCGCGGTGGCCTCGCGCTACGGCCATGAAGGCCTGCCGGACGACACCATCCACATCCAGTGCAACGGCACCGCCGGCCAGAGCTTCGGCGCCTTCCTGGCGCACGGCATCACCATGGACCTGGTGGGCGAAGGCAACGACTACGTCGGCAAGGGCCTGTCGGGCGGCCGCATCATCGTGCGCTCGCCCAACGACTTCCGCGGCTTCGGCCCGGACCACATCATCGTCGGCAACACCGTCATGTACGGCGCGCTGTCGGGCGAAGCCTTCTTCAACGGCGTGGCGGGCGAACGCTTCGCGGTGCGCAACTCCGGCGCGGCCGCGGTGGTGGAAGGCACCGGCGACCACGGCTGCGAATACATGACCGGCGGCACCGTGGTCGTGCTGGGCGCGACCGGCCGCAACTTCGCGGCGGGCATGTCCGGCGGCGTGGCCTACGTCTGGGATCCGGACCGCAGCTTCCGCCACCGTTGCAACCTGTCCATGGTCGAGCTGGACAGCGTCCTGCCGCACAGCGAGCAGGAAGCGCTGAACAACATCGACGTCTGGCACAGCGCGCAGCGCGGCCATGAACGCGAGACCGACGAAACCATCCTGCGCCGCCTGGTGGAAGACCACTTCCGCTACACCGGCAGCTTCCGCGCCCGCGAAATCCTGGGCGACTGGGAAGCCTCGCGCGGCAAGTTCGTCAAGGTCATGCCGACCGACTACAAGCGCGCGCTGGGTGAAATGTGGCGCGCGGCCAACCCGCAGAAGATGGCCGCCTGA
- a CDS encoding ABC transporter ATP-binding protein produces MPDLPDNHTDAALQFDDVSLGYGEFTVLSGITLTVAPGQVVAIMGGSGSGKTTMLRAATGQLLARAGTVRAFGQDLARATPAQLQDLRKRMGVLFQQGALFTDLNVFENVAFPLREHTRLAEGEIVARVLDKLQAVGLRAAAHLKVAEISGGMARRVALARAVVLEPELILYDEPFAGLDPISMGITARLIRDLADRLGCASVLITHDVQESFAIADRVYLVGQGRLAAAGTPQELKASQDPYVRQFLDGAPDGPVAFHYPETPAFARWLARQQQGSKP; encoded by the coding sequence ATGCCCGATTTACCTGACAACCATACCGACGCTGCGCTGCAATTCGACGACGTTTCCCTGGGATACGGCGAATTCACCGTCCTTAGCGGCATTACCCTGACGGTGGCGCCGGGGCAGGTGGTGGCCATCATGGGCGGCTCCGGCTCGGGCAAGACCACCATGCTGCGCGCCGCCACCGGCCAGTTGCTGGCCCGCGCCGGCACGGTGCGCGCCTTCGGCCAGGACCTGGCCCGGGCCACGCCCGCGCAACTGCAGGACCTGCGCAAGCGCATGGGCGTGCTGTTCCAGCAGGGCGCGCTGTTCACCGACCTCAACGTCTTCGAAAACGTCGCCTTTCCCCTGCGCGAGCACACCCGCCTGGCCGAAGGCGAGATCGTCGCGCGCGTGCTGGACAAGCTCCAGGCCGTGGGGCTGCGCGCGGCGGCGCACCTGAAGGTCGCCGAGATTTCCGGCGGCATGGCGCGCCGCGTGGCCCTGGCGCGCGCCGTGGTGCTGGAGCCGGAGCTCATCCTTTACGACGAGCCCTTCGCCGGCCTGGATCCGATTTCCATGGGCATCACCGCCCGCCTGATCCGCGACCTGGCCGACCGCCTGGGCTGCGCCTCTGTGCTGATCACCCACGACGTGCAGGAATCCTTCGCCATCGCCGACCGCGTCTACCTGGTCGGCCAGGGCCGCCTGGCGGCCGCCGGCACGCCGCAGGAACTGAAGGCCTCGCAGGATCCCTACGTGCGCCAGTTCCTCGACGGGGCACCCGACGGCCCGGTCGCCTTCCACTATCCCGAGACCCCGGCCTTCGCGCGCTGGCTGGCGCGCCAGCAGCAGGGGAGCAAGCCATGA
- the rpoH gene encoding RNA polymerase sigma factor RpoH yields MKQANSSLTVSGNALTLAIANPGALGTIDAYISAVNRLPVLTAEQETSLGRKLRDHDDLDAARELVLSHLRLVVSVARQYLGYGLPHADLIQEGNVGLMKAVKRFDPERGVRLVSFAVHWIKAEIHEYIVKNWRLVKVATTKAQRKLFFNLRSMRPDGKTLASHQVDDIARELNVRREDVSEMEVRMSGRELSLESQDEDDDSYAPIAYLSDEGRQEPTRVLERKAREQMQGEGLNGALDKLDDRSRRIIQARWLQDDGGATLHELADEFGVSAERIRQIEAAALKKMRGTLAA; encoded by the coding sequence ATGAAACAAGCAAATTCCTCGTTGACCGTCTCCGGAAACGCGCTGACGCTGGCCATCGCCAACCCCGGCGCGCTGGGCACGATCGACGCGTACATTTCGGCGGTCAACCGTTTGCCGGTGCTGACGGCTGAGCAGGAAACCTCGCTCGGCCGCAAACTGCGCGACCATGACGACCTGGACGCCGCCCGTGAACTCGTGCTGTCGCACCTGCGACTGGTGGTCTCGGTCGCCCGCCAGTACCTGGGCTACGGCTTGCCGCACGCGGACCTGATCCAGGAAGGCAACGTCGGCCTGATGAAGGCCGTGAAGCGTTTCGATCCCGAGCGCGGCGTGCGCCTGGTGTCCTTCGCCGTGCACTGGATCAAGGCCGAGATCCACGAATACATCGTGAAGAACTGGCGCCTGGTCAAGGTGGCGACCACCAAGGCCCAGCGCAAGCTGTTCTTCAACCTGCGCAGCATGCGCCCGGACGGCAAGACCCTGGCCAGCCATCAGGTCGACGACATCGCGCGCGAACTGAACGTGCGCCGCGAGGACGTCAGCGAGATGGAAGTGCGGATGTCCGGCCGCGAACTCTCCCTGGAAAGCCAGGACGAGGACGACGACAGCTACGCGCCCATCGCCTACCTGTCCGACGAGGGCCGGCAGGAACCGACCCGCGTGCTGGAGCGCAAGGCGCGCGAGCAGATGCAGGGCGAAGGCCTGAACGGCGCGCTGGACAAGCTGGACGACCGGTCGCGCCGCATCATCCAGGCGCGCTGGCTCCAGGACGACGGCGGCGCCACGCTGCATGAGCTGGCCGACGAGTTCGGCGTGTCGGCCGAACGCATCCGCCAGATCGAGGCGGCGGCGCTGAAGAAAATGCGCGGCACCCTGGCGGCGTAA